A single genomic interval of Nocardioides palaemonis harbors:
- a CDS encoding MalY/PatB family protein: MRAQRAARPRRPVVDLTDEEARRALPLKWGTVPDDVIPAWVAEMDYAVDPVVMDAVRGAIADGVTGYPLERDPALGEAYAGWASRHFGWAPEPEAVRPVVDVTAGVRLAIDVLSGPRGVVFPTPGYNAQHGLAGITGRLEHLLEVPASADRAEIDLDRLDRLFRDGAQTLLLTQPHNPWGRAFTRAELEGVRDVVLRHGARVVSDEIHAPLVLPGAEHVSYLAIDGTHDHAVAVVAASKAFNTAGLKCAQLVVPDPAARRLLDAEPMSRNDSWSPLGVVAARAAYDDGDPWLASLVERLDQQRSLLGELLATHLPEVRMRPLEATYLAWLDASAYGHDDAAAVALERGRVKVSDGASYAPGSTGHVRLNIATSPERLTRIVERLATAWT, encoded by the coding sequence GTGCGAGCGCAGCGAGCCGCGAGACCCCGCCGACCGGTCGTCGACCTCACCGACGAGGAGGCGCGCCGGGCGCTGCCGCTGAAGTGGGGGACCGTCCCCGACGACGTGATCCCGGCGTGGGTCGCCGAGATGGACTACGCGGTCGACCCGGTGGTGATGGACGCGGTCCGGGGCGCAATCGCCGACGGCGTCACCGGCTACCCCCTCGAGCGCGACCCCGCGCTCGGCGAGGCCTACGCCGGGTGGGCGTCACGCCACTTCGGCTGGGCGCCCGAGCCCGAGGCCGTACGCCCGGTCGTCGACGTGACGGCTGGCGTCCGGCTGGCCATCGACGTGCTGAGCGGGCCGCGGGGAGTGGTGTTCCCGACGCCCGGCTACAACGCCCAGCACGGTCTCGCCGGCATCACCGGGCGGCTCGAGCACCTCCTCGAGGTCCCGGCCTCCGCCGACCGGGCCGAGATCGACCTCGACCGGCTCGACCGGCTGTTCCGCGACGGGGCTCAGACGCTGCTGCTCACCCAGCCGCACAACCCGTGGGGCCGGGCGTTCACGCGCGCCGAGCTCGAGGGCGTCCGCGACGTCGTGCTGCGCCACGGCGCCCGCGTGGTCAGCGACGAGATCCACGCGCCGCTCGTGCTGCCCGGCGCCGAGCACGTCTCCTACCTCGCGATCGACGGCACCCACGACCACGCGGTCGCGGTGGTCGCCGCCTCCAAGGCGTTCAACACCGCCGGCCTGAAGTGCGCGCAGCTCGTCGTGCCCGACCCCGCCGCCCGGAGGCTCCTCGACGCCGAACCCATGTCGCGCAACGACTCGTGGTCGCCCCTCGGCGTCGTCGCCGCCCGTGCTGCCTACGACGACGGAGACCCGTGGCTCGCCTCCCTCGTCGAGCGCCTCGACCAGCAGCGCAGCCTGCTCGGCGAGCTGCTGGCGACCCACCTGCCAGAGGTGCGGATGCGCCCGCTCGAGGCGACGTACCTCGCCTGGCTCGACGCGTCGGCGTACGGGCACGACGACGCCGCGGCCGTCGCGCTCGAGCGCGGGAGGGTGAAGGTGTCCGACGGCGCGTCCTACGCCCCCGGCTCCACCGGCCACGTCCGGCTCAACATCGCCACCTCGCCGGAGCGCCTGACCCGCATCGTCGAGCGCCTCGCCACGGCCTGGACCTGA
- a CDS encoding LLM class F420-dependent oxidoreductase → MQLGVHYANFTHPDWQARLTERLTETARVADQGGIAQLTVMDHWFQMEQLGGPEQPMLEGYTTLGYLAAVTERLRLGLLVTGVTYRHPGLLAKTVTTLDVLSGGRAMLGIGAAWYDREHAGLGVPFPPLKVRYEWLEETLQVARRMFAGDRTPYEGTHVRLEEPVNVPPPVRGRIPILIGGGGEKKTLRLVAQYADACNLFGGPPEEVRHKLEVLRGHCDDVGTDYDAIEKTIIVGGDPVSGTDDYLATAEAYAALGVDMVVSGPAGDDPVAWTTAVAERVVPRLASL, encoded by the coding sequence ATGCAGCTCGGCGTCCACTACGCGAACTTCACCCACCCCGACTGGCAGGCCCGGCTCACGGAGCGGCTCACCGAGACCGCGCGGGTGGCCGACCAGGGCGGCATCGCCCAGCTCACCGTCATGGACCACTGGTTCCAGATGGAGCAGCTCGGCGGCCCCGAGCAGCCCATGCTCGAGGGCTACACGACCCTGGGCTACCTCGCCGCCGTGACGGAGCGGCTGCGCCTCGGCCTGCTCGTCACCGGCGTGACCTACCGCCACCCGGGGCTGCTCGCCAAGACCGTCACGACGCTCGACGTGCTCTCCGGCGGCCGGGCGATGCTGGGGATCGGCGCTGCCTGGTACGACCGTGAGCACGCGGGGCTCGGCGTGCCGTTCCCGCCGCTGAAGGTGCGCTACGAGTGGCTCGAGGAGACGCTCCAGGTCGCCCGCCGGATGTTCGCCGGCGACCGGACGCCCTACGAGGGCACGCACGTGCGGCTCGAGGAGCCGGTCAACGTCCCGCCGCCGGTGCGGGGACGGATCCCGATCCTCATCGGCGGGGGCGGGGAGAAGAAGACCCTGCGCCTGGTCGCGCAGTACGCCGATGCGTGCAACCTGTTCGGCGGGCCGCCCGAGGAGGTCCGGCACAAGCTCGAGGTGCTGCGCGGCCACTGCGACGACGTCGGCACCGACTACGACGCGATCGAGAAGACCATCATCGTGGGCGGCGACCCGGTCAGTGGCACCGACGACTACCTGGCCACGGCCGAGGCCTACGCCGCGCTCGGCGTCGACATGGTGGTCAGCGGGCCCGCCGGCGACGACCCGGTCGCGTGGACGACTGCGGTCGCCGAGCGGGTGGTCCCGCGGCTGGCGTCGCTGTAG
- a CDS encoding GNAT family N-acetyltransferase → MTSIRPAEPADMAPVADLWHEGWHDGHAGHVPDGLTAARTLAAFHERTPPRVGDTVVAVAGDGTLLGFVMVVGDEVEQVFVSRAARGTGVAADLLAEACARVAAAGHDAAWLAVVAGNARARRFYEKHGWTDEGDLPYEVTAGGETYVSPCRRYVRAL, encoded by the coding sequence ATGACGTCGATCCGACCGGCCGAGCCCGCTGACATGGCGCCGGTGGCGGACCTGTGGCACGAGGGGTGGCACGACGGGCACGCCGGGCACGTGCCGGACGGGCTCACCGCGGCCCGCACCCTCGCGGCGTTCCACGAGCGCACGCCGCCGCGGGTCGGCGACACGGTGGTCGCGGTCGCCGGCGACGGCACGCTCCTCGGGTTCGTGATGGTGGTGGGCGACGAGGTGGAGCAGGTCTTCGTCTCCCGCGCAGCACGCGGCACCGGCGTGGCGGCCGACCTGCTGGCCGAGGCGTGTGCGCGGGTCGCGGCGGCCGGGCACGACGCCGCGTGGCTGGCCGTCGTCGCCGGCAACGCGCGGGCGCGCCGGTTCTACGAGAAGCACGGCTGGACCGACGAGGGCGACCTGCCCTACGAGGTCACGGCCGGCGGCGAGACCTACGTGTCGCCGTGCCGGAGGTACGTCCGCGCGCTGTGA
- a CDS encoding HIT family protein, producing MSEETRGAGPDGLERIWTPHRMAYVRNAVDDEGCPFCAIPSHPDEESLVVARGETTYAVLNLHPYNPGHLMVLPYRHVADLTDLTDDEAGELMTMTQQALRTIRSVSRPHSFNVGLNLGRSAGGSLADHLHQHVVPRWTGDANFITVVGGTKTVPQLLEDTRRLLAEAWPA from the coding sequence ATGAGCGAGGAGACCCGCGGCGCCGGTCCCGACGGACTCGAGCGGATCTGGACGCCCCACCGGATGGCGTACGTCCGCAACGCCGTCGACGACGAGGGCTGCCCGTTCTGCGCCATCCCGTCACACCCCGACGAGGAGTCGCTGGTGGTCGCGCGGGGGGAGACGACGTACGCGGTGCTCAACCTGCACCCCTACAACCCCGGCCACCTGATGGTGCTGCCCTACCGCCACGTCGCCGACCTGACCGACCTCACCGACGACGAGGCCGGCGAGCTGATGACCATGACGCAGCAGGCGCTGCGGACGATCCGGTCGGTCAGCCGACCGCACTCCTTCAACGTCGGGCTCAACCTCGGGCGCTCGGCCGGCGGGTCGCTCGCCGACCACCTCCACCAGCACGTCGTGCCGCGCTGGACCGGCGACGCGAACTTCATCACCGTCGTGGGCGGCACCAAGACCGTCCCGCAGCTGCTCGAGGACACCCGCCGGCTGCTCGCCGAGGCGTGGCCGGCATGA
- a CDS encoding inositol monophosphatase family protein, whose amino-acid sequence MSGHPLAADAALAADLVREAALLAARIRSEGLDVERKTSGSDIVTQADTAAERLIVQQLTAERPDDAIVGEEGTSRPGTSGRTWVIDPVDGTYNFSRGSDWWCSAIALRDEDDVLLGAVHHAASLRTWVGGPDLPSTCDGVLLDPLPQTAREARCAVTYLHPPFYSGEVGVAFARALGQVGTLRMLGSGTMDCMAIASGQWDVLFQHSVADWDRLPGAAIVRGAGGESVVVPAAGVDWTVTGASAAVADVRGALAGG is encoded by the coding sequence ATGAGCGGGCACCCGCTGGCCGCCGACGCCGCGCTCGCGGCCGACCTGGTGCGCGAGGCCGCGCTGCTCGCCGCCCGGATCCGCTCCGAGGGCCTCGACGTGGAGCGCAAGACCAGCGGGTCGGACATCGTCACGCAGGCCGACACCGCGGCCGAGCGGCTGATCGTCCAGCAGCTCACCGCCGAGCGGCCCGACGACGCGATCGTGGGGGAGGAGGGCACCTCGCGCCCCGGGACCTCGGGCCGCACGTGGGTCATCGACCCCGTCGACGGGACCTACAACTTCTCCCGCGGCAGCGACTGGTGGTGCAGCGCGATCGCGCTGCGCGACGAGGACGACGTCCTGCTCGGCGCGGTGCACCACGCCGCCTCCCTGCGCACCTGGGTCGGCGGACCCGACCTGCCCAGCACGTGTGACGGCGTCCTCCTCGACCCGCTGCCGCAGACCGCCCGCGAGGCGCGGTGCGCGGTGACCTACCTCCACCCGCCGTTCTACAGCGGCGAGGTGGGCGTCGCGTTCGCCCGTGCGCTCGGGCAGGTCGGCACGCTGCGGATGCTCGGCTCCGGGACGATGGACTGCATGGCCATCGCCTCCGGCCAGTGGGACGTGCTGTTCCAGCACTCCGTCGCCGACTGGGACCGGCTGCCCGGCGCCGCGATCGTGCGCGGGGCGGGCGGGGAGTCGGTCGTGGTGCCGGCGGCCGGCGTCGACTGGACCGTGACCGGCGCGTCCGCGGCGGTGGCGGACGTCCGGGGAGCGCTGGCCGGCGGGTAG
- the pgsA gene encoding phosphatidylinositol phosphate synthase, with amino-acid sequence MLDRFKQFWQGVMLAPFINLFIRLGVSPDVVTLVGTLGVSFGALFFFSQGWVWQGVLFITAFVFSDLVDGAMARKIGRKDDFGAFLDSTLDRVADGALFGGLALYFAWHTDSRLYVVLCLVILVMGAVTSYARAKADHLGYDAKVGIAERPDRLVGMLVPAFFADVLDLPWLLWIALWALAVAATVTVAQRIWVVRRQALARAAAQA; translated from the coding sequence GTGCTCGATCGGTTCAAGCAGTTCTGGCAGGGCGTGATGCTCGCGCCGTTCATCAACCTGTTCATCCGCCTCGGGGTGAGCCCCGACGTGGTGACGCTGGTCGGCACCCTCGGCGTCAGCTTCGGCGCGCTGTTCTTCTTCTCCCAGGGCTGGGTGTGGCAGGGCGTCCTGTTCATCACCGCCTTCGTCTTCAGCGACCTCGTCGACGGCGCGATGGCACGCAAGATCGGGCGCAAGGACGACTTCGGAGCCTTCCTCGACTCCACCCTCGACCGGGTCGCCGACGGTGCCCTGTTCGGCGGGCTGGCGCTCTACTTCGCCTGGCACACCGACAGCAGGCTCTACGTCGTCCTGTGCCTGGTGATCCTGGTGATGGGCGCGGTGACGTCGTACGCCCGGGCGAAGGCCGACCACCTCGGCTACGACGCCAAGGTCGGCATCGCCGAGCGTCCCGACCGGCTGGTCGGCATGCTCGTGCCGGCCTTCTTCGCCGACGTCCTCGACCTGCCCTGGCTGCTGTGGATCGCGCTGTGGGCGCTCGCCGTCGCGGCCACGGTGACCGTCGCCCAGCGGATCTGGGTGGTCCGGCGCCAGGCCCTCGCCCGGGCGGCCGCCCAGGCCTAG